The following proteins are encoded in a genomic region of Micromonospora olivasterospora:
- a CDS encoding sensor histidine kinase, which produces MLTLSVGVRLVEGDDVSIVVGLDLGSQAALMLAVVALGDAVHSRRSLRAEMARQAAAAAEDHRREAALQVEAERLRIAREVHDTLGHTMSVVTLQSAVAEEALVDGASEHARAALAAIRSAGGSAMSELRATLGTLRRDPGAREPAPGIDQLRALVDGVSRSGLPVDLRVTGEVEGLPAVVGATVYRVVQEALTNALRHARATRVTVILRVAGSGLSLEVLDDGCGTPSGPPLGSGGQGLRGMSERVALLGGTVRIGDADTGGFRVYAHLPLPGSRA; this is translated from the coding sequence TTGCTGACCCTGTCGGTGGGCGTACGGCTGGTGGAGGGTGACGACGTCTCGATCGTCGTGGGTCTCGACCTCGGTTCCCAGGCGGCGTTGATGCTCGCGGTCGTCGCCCTCGGCGACGCGGTCCACAGTAGGCGGTCGCTCCGGGCCGAGATGGCCCGCCAGGCCGCGGCGGCGGCGGAGGACCACCGCAGGGAGGCCGCCCTGCAGGTCGAGGCGGAGCGGCTCCGGATCGCCCGAGAGGTGCACGACACCCTCGGGCACACGATGTCGGTCGTCACCTTGCAGTCAGCCGTGGCGGAGGAGGCGCTCGTGGACGGGGCATCCGAGCATGCCCGGGCCGCACTTGCGGCGATCCGTTCGGCGGGCGGCAGCGCGATGTCCGAGCTGCGGGCGACGTTGGGGACGCTGCGCCGCGACCCCGGCGCCCGGGAGCCGGCGCCCGGCATCGACCAGCTCCGCGCGCTCGTCGACGGCGTCAGCCGCAGCGGCCTGCCGGTCGATTTGCGTGTCACCGGCGAGGTCGAGGGGCTGCCCGCGGTCGTGGGTGCCACCGTGTACCGGGTTGTGCAGGAGGCGCTGACCAATGCGCTACGGCACGCGCGGGCCACCCGGGTGACGGTGATCCTCCGAGTGGCCGGCTCAGGGCTGTCCCTGGAGGTCCTCGACGACGGCTGCGGCACACCCTCGGGCCCTCCGCTCGGCAGCGGAGGTCAGGGCCTGCGTGGCATGTCCGAGCGGGTCGCCCTTCTCGGCGGGACCGTCCGTATCGGCGACGCCGACACCGGAGGCTTCCGGGTGTACGCCCACCTACCGCTGCCCGGGAGCAGGGCATGA
- a CDS encoding helix-turn-helix domain-containing protein: protein MPLGQRRSGHDRIPARLRAVGVTVREHEVLVLLAKGHDNQDLATLLHLSPRTVEKHVASLLLKTGHANRKALRDSVDELLRTDSRAGTRR from the coding sequence GTGCCGCTCGGGCAACGGCGTTCCGGTCACGACCGCATCCCGGCCCGGCTGCGCGCCGTCGGGGTGACCGTTCGCGAGCACGAGGTCCTCGTGCTGCTCGCGAAGGGCCATGACAACCAGGACCTGGCCACACTCCTGCACCTCTCGCCGCGTACGGTCGAGAAACACGTCGCCAGCCTGCTGCTCAAGACCGGGCACGCGAACCGGAAGGCGCTGCGCGACAGCGTGGACGAACTGTTGCGGACCGACAGCCGAGCCGGAACCCGCCGGTGA
- a CDS encoding ABC transporter ATP-binding protein: MTASHGAIHFDNVRKEYGDHVAVDDLTLTIEPGEFFTVLGPSGSGKTTTLMMLAGFTDPTSGTIRVDGIDIAHVPSDKRNIGVVFQDYALFPHMSVRDNLAFPLEMRREPRDVIADRVGRALELVDMAGAADRLPDQLSGGQKQRIAVARAVVFDPAFLLMDEPLGALDRKLRQRLQVELRQLQQALKVTMVYVTHDQEEAMSMSDRVALMNHGRIEQMGTPRELYEHPRSAFVADFLGTNNMLAVRPEAPGRLSVEQGGLLSLDDGRSMPADASVAALRPERIALTDVAAAPPPGFSRCTGKVTHRLYLGSHTMYTVHSETFGPVRVQMQHDDGEHPYRTGETVGMIWRTRDVHVFGSTAER; the protein is encoded by the coding sequence ATGACCGCCAGCCACGGCGCGATCCACTTCGACAACGTCCGCAAGGAGTACGGCGACCACGTCGCCGTCGACGACCTCACCCTCACGATCGAGCCTGGCGAGTTCTTCACCGTGCTCGGCCCGTCAGGGTCGGGGAAGACCACGACCCTGATGATGCTCGCCGGTTTCACCGACCCGACCTCGGGGACCATCCGCGTCGACGGCATCGACATCGCGCACGTGCCGAGCGACAAGCGCAACATCGGTGTCGTCTTCCAGGACTACGCGCTCTTCCCGCACATGTCGGTCCGCGACAACCTCGCGTTCCCACTCGAGATGCGCAGGGAGCCGCGCGACGTCATCGCCGATCGGGTAGGCCGGGCGCTCGAGCTCGTCGACATGGCCGGCGCGGCCGACCGCCTGCCCGACCAGCTCTCCGGCGGGCAGAAACAGCGGATCGCGGTGGCGCGGGCAGTCGTGTTCGACCCCGCGTTCCTGCTCATGGACGAGCCGCTGGGCGCCCTCGACCGGAAGTTGCGACAGCGTCTCCAGGTCGAGCTCCGGCAGCTCCAGCAGGCGCTGAAGGTGACGATGGTCTACGTCACCCACGACCAGGAGGAGGCGATGTCGATGTCCGATCGCGTCGCCCTGATGAACCACGGGCGGATCGAGCAGATGGGGACGCCCCGGGAGCTCTACGAGCACCCCCGGTCCGCCTTCGTCGCGGATTTCCTCGGCACCAACAACATGCTCGCGGTCCGTCCCGAGGCCCCGGGGCGGCTGAGCGTCGAGCAGGGCGGACTGCTGTCACTCGACGACGGCCGGAGCATGCCCGCCGACGCGTCCGTGGCCGCGCTGCGGCCGGAGCGGATCGCGCTGACGGACGTCGCGGCAGCCCCGCCTCCCGGGTTCAGCCGCTGCACGGGAAAGGTCACGCACCGGCTGTACCTCGGCTCGCACACGATGTACACCGTCCACTCTGAAACGTTCGGCCCCGTGCGGGTACAAATGCAGCACGACGACGGCGAGCACCCCTACCGTACCGGCGAGACGGTGGGCATGATCTGGCGGACGCGCGATGTGCACGTCTTCGGCTCGACGGCTGAACGATGA
- a CDS encoding PLP-dependent cysteine synthase family protein → MTMREQTRADRTWVDEAIRRVEADATRSSDTHLLTFDLPGRHGVDLYLKDESSHPTGSLKHRLARSLFLYALCNGWIGPTTTVVEASSGSTAVSEAYFARLLNLPFIAVVPAATSPAKVELIEWHGGRCQVVDHPDQVYDEARRLAAELGGHYLDQFTYAERATDWRGNNNIAESIFEQMSGEAQPVPAWIVASAGTGGTAATIGRYLRYRRHPTRLLVPDPENSVFLDAWRLGDRGLLSATGSRIEGIGRPRVEPSFVPEVIDAMVRVPDAASVAAMLWASRRLGRRVGPSTGTSMWATLQLIARMERDGERGSVVSLICDGGERYASTHYDASWRADHGIDVVPHLAVLDEYERSGSLAGVIAGKPSYTS, encoded by the coding sequence ATGACCATGCGCGAGCAGACCCGCGCCGACCGGACCTGGGTCGACGAGGCGATCCGCCGCGTCGAGGCCGACGCCACCCGCAGCTCCGACACCCACCTGCTGACCTTCGACCTGCCGGGTCGGCACGGCGTCGACCTCTACCTGAAGGACGAGTCCTCACACCCGACCGGCAGCCTCAAGCACCGGCTCGCCCGCTCGCTCTTCCTGTACGCGTTGTGCAATGGCTGGATCGGCCCGACCACGACGGTGGTCGAGGCGTCCAGCGGCTCGACCGCCGTCTCCGAGGCCTACTTCGCCCGATTGCTGAACCTGCCGTTCATCGCCGTCGTCCCGGCCGCGACCAGCCCGGCCAAGGTCGAGCTCATCGAGTGGCACGGCGGACGCTGCCAGGTGGTGGATCACCCGGACCAGGTGTACGACGAGGCGCGGCGTCTCGCCGCCGAGCTCGGCGGCCACTACCTCGACCAGTTCACCTACGCCGAGCGGGCCACCGACTGGCGCGGCAACAACAACATCGCGGAGTCCATCTTCGAGCAGATGTCCGGCGAGGCGCAGCCGGTGCCCGCCTGGATCGTCGCCAGCGCCGGGACCGGCGGAACGGCGGCCACCATCGGACGCTACCTGCGCTACCGGCGGCACCCCACCCGGCTGCTGGTGCCGGATCCCGAGAACTCGGTCTTCCTCGACGCCTGGCGCCTCGGCGATCGTGGACTGCTGTCAGCCACAGGCTCCCGGATCGAGGGGATCGGCCGCCCACGGGTCGAGCCGTCCTTCGTACCCGAGGTGATCGACGCGATGGTCCGCGTGCCCGACGCGGCGTCGGTCGCGGCGATGCTCTGGGCCTCGCGCCGCCTGGGCCGCCGGGTCGGACCGTCGACCGGGACGAGCATGTGGGCAACCCTCCAGCTCATCGCCCGCATGGAGCGCGACGGCGAGCGAGGTAGCGTGGTGAGCCTGATCTGCGACGGCGGCGAACGCTACGCCTCGACCCACTACGACGCGTCCTGGCGTGCCGACCACGGCATCGACGTGGTGCCGCACCTCGCCGTACTGGACGAATACGAACGTTCGGGCTCACTTGCCGGCGTGATCGCGGGAAAGCCCAGCTACACCTCTTGA
- a CDS encoding DUF1772 domain-containing protein encodes MSRARLTWIVLVVLVWTSMLSFGGVAAETVMLYPNIFGDAPESLSRAREFMVAGGPSDYFPPLGAAVVVGSLAATVLTWRNQRLRWWIVGAAATFVACEFLFSALFFWPRNEIMFVDPVGTHSPEYLRQVAAEFVAGHWVRLAGGAVTSALAFTALLRWARDTAPRTADGAEAPR; translated from the coding sequence ATGTCCCGCGCCAGGCTGACCTGGATCGTACTCGTCGTTCTGGTATGGACGTCGATGCTGTCGTTCGGTGGTGTCGCCGCCGAGACCGTGATGCTCTACCCGAACATCTTCGGCGACGCGCCGGAGTCGTTGAGCCGTGCCCGCGAATTCATGGTCGCGGGTGGGCCGAGTGACTACTTCCCGCCGCTCGGGGCGGCGGTGGTCGTCGGCAGCCTCGCCGCGACAGTGCTGACGTGGCGAAACCAGCGGCTGCGGTGGTGGATCGTCGGTGCCGCCGCGACGTTTGTCGCCTGCGAGTTTCTCTTCTCGGCGCTGTTCTTCTGGCCGCGCAACGAAATCATGTTCGTCGACCCGGTGGGCACGCACTCCCCCGAGTATCTGCGCCAGGTCGCCGCGGAGTTCGTCGCCGGGCACTGGGTACGCCTGGCGGGCGGCGCGGTGACCTCCGCGCTGGCGTTCACCGCGCTCCTGCGCTGGGCCCGGGACACCGCGCCCAGAACCGCCGACGGTGCCGAGGCCCCGCGGTGA
- a CDS encoding ABC transporter permease subunit, translated as MTEPTFGLENFARLLGHSGYVDNIVRTILISAASTLVALVLGYPIAYQMAHGGRWLRTFLTVAIMAPYLTSILLRSFSWLVILGRQGPVNKLIEQFGLEPIAMVFTPIAVVVSLSHYLLPLMILPLAATMRSVDGSRVRAATSLGAGPAQAFVRVYLPLTKPGIQAGSVLCFVYGIGAFVIPALLGGSKGSMLGSLIHSAIKQSGDYGLASAAALVLGALVLVIVLAFQRLTGMSATQLAGRSGTAATRSPSARRGGGRALRLAGRAAGGLDRLGVTRSRRLPKVLAATLGVLVLAPQFIVVPISFASTKALVFPPVDYSTQWYSEFFTAGWLDPLTVSVRIALFVTVIAGALGTLAAMGVVRGALHGWGTLTSTLMMLPLLFPTVVAAAGFYVEFERIGLVDTELGIVLAHVTLALPFVFSVVSAGLRSLNPVYERAASSLGASRTTQLRRIVLPLIAPSIATAGLFAFLTSFDESTVAIFLSGVHVKTLPKRIFEALSLETNPTVAVISVFVMACAAVIWLGYALFRRLTRISRSNP; from the coding sequence GTGACGGAACCGACCTTCGGTCTCGAGAACTTCGCCCGGCTCCTCGGGCACTCCGGTTACGTCGACAACATCGTGCGGACGATCCTGATCTCCGCGGCCTCGACACTCGTGGCGCTGGTCCTCGGCTACCCGATCGCATACCAGATGGCGCACGGCGGCAGGTGGCTGCGCACCTTCCTGACGGTGGCGATCATGGCGCCGTACCTGACCTCGATCCTGCTGCGGTCGTTCTCCTGGCTGGTGATCCTCGGGCGTCAGGGCCCGGTCAACAAGCTGATCGAGCAGTTCGGGCTGGAACCGATCGCGATGGTCTTCACGCCGATCGCGGTGGTCGTCAGCCTCTCCCACTATCTGCTGCCGCTGATGATCCTGCCGCTGGCCGCCACGATGCGCTCGGTCGACGGCTCGCGGGTACGTGCCGCGACCAGCCTGGGCGCCGGGCCGGCCCAGGCGTTCGTCCGGGTCTACCTGCCGCTGACCAAGCCCGGCATCCAGGCGGGATCGGTGCTGTGCTTCGTCTACGGCATCGGCGCGTTCGTGATCCCCGCGCTCCTCGGCGGGTCCAAGGGCAGCATGCTCGGCTCGCTGATCCACAGTGCGATCAAGCAGAGCGGCGACTACGGCCTCGCCTCGGCTGCCGCTCTCGTGCTCGGCGCCCTGGTCCTGGTCATCGTCCTCGCCTTCCAGCGGCTGACCGGGATGTCGGCGACCCAGCTCGCCGGGCGGTCCGGCACCGCGGCCACCCGCTCCCCGAGCGCCAGGCGCGGAGGCGGACGCGCCCTCAGGCTCGCGGGACGCGCGGCCGGCGGACTCGACCGCCTCGGCGTCACCCGCAGCCGCAGGCTCCCGAAGGTCCTGGCCGCCACCCTCGGCGTCCTCGTGCTGGCGCCGCAGTTCATCGTCGTCCCGATCTCGTTCGCCTCCACCAAGGCGCTGGTCTTCCCGCCGGTCGACTACTCGACGCAGTGGTACTCGGAGTTCTTCACCGCCGGTTGGCTCGATCCCCTCACGGTCAGCGTCCGGATCGCGCTCTTCGTGACCGTCATCGCCGGGGCACTCGGGACGCTCGCCGCGATGGGCGTCGTCCGGGGAGCCCTCCACGGGTGGGGGACGCTGACCTCGACCCTGATGATGCTGCCGCTGCTGTTCCCGACGGTGGTCGCCGCCGCGGGCTTCTACGTGGAGTTCGAACGGATCGGGCTCGTCGACACCGAGTTGGGAATCGTCCTGGCCCACGTGACGCTGGCTCTGCCATTCGTGTTCAGCGTGGTCAGCGCCGGCCTGCGCTCGCTCAACCCGGTCTACGAACGGGCCGCCTCCAGCCTGGGTGCGAGCCGGACCACCCAGCTGCGCCGGATCGTGCTGCCGCTGATCGCCCCTTCCATCGCGACCGCCGGCCTCTTCGCGTTCCTGACCTCGTTCGACGAGTCGACGGTCGCGATCTTCCTCTCCGGCGTTCACGTCAAGACACTCCCCAAGCGGATCTTCGAGGCGCTCTCGCTGGAAACCAACCCGACCGTGGCGGTGATCTCCGTCTTCGTCATGGCATGCGCCGCCGTCATCTGGCTCGGCTATGCGCTGTTCCGCCGCCTCACCCGGATCTCGAGGAGCAACCCATGA
- a CDS encoding VOC family protein codes for MLTDAPVQAAIPASDMERAKRFYRDTLGLTISREAEDAVQLESGGAKFFIYPTSNAGKAPHTLAAWFVADLDAEMADLRGRGVTFENYDLPGLKTVNGVAEFPTMRGAWFKDSEGNILGVSQPREG; via the coding sequence ATGTTGACTGACGCGCCGGTGCAGGCGGCCATTCCAGCGAGCGACATGGAACGGGCCAAGCGCTTCTATCGCGACACGCTGGGCCTGACGATCTCGCGGGAGGCCGAGGACGCGGTCCAGCTCGAGTCCGGTGGAGCGAAGTTCTTCATCTATCCCACCTCCAACGCCGGAAAGGCACCCCACACGTTGGCGGCCTGGTTCGTCGCCGACCTCGATGCCGAGATGGCGGATCTGCGGGGCCGCGGCGTGACGTTTGAAAATTACGATCTTCCCGGCCTCAAGACGGTCAACGGCGTCGCAGAGTTTCCGACGATGCGCGGCGCCTGGTTCAAGGACAGCGAAGGCAACATTCTCGGCGTGAGCCAGCCCCGCGAAGGGTGA
- a CDS encoding IclR family transcriptional regulator, with the protein MTELDDEPTEQRGVRSVIRALNLLSAAARGSRTLTELAGVAGVSLSTASRLLATLRMADFLEQDKDGQFVPGPELTALLYAGDQWSAIRKLAGEAVARLRDQLDETVAFFVRSGNDRVCIESAESGRLVRRVCHPGERGPVYLGAAGKALIAFSNAEHGYLGLPPGTDEFKTESGAVRTLADLRAECAVIRERGIAYSGRESTEESWAVAAPVFRDDVLLGVLAVVVPMTRSGEQYVENIQAALLRAAANSY; encoded by the coding sequence GTGACCGAGCTGGACGACGAGCCCACCGAGCAGCGCGGCGTCAGGTCGGTGATCCGTGCGCTCAACCTGCTCTCCGCGGCCGCTCGCGGGAGCCGGACACTCACCGAGCTCGCCGGCGTGGCCGGTGTCAGCCTGAGCACCGCGTCGCGGCTCCTGGCAACCCTGAGGATGGCTGACTTCCTGGAGCAGGACAAGGACGGTCAGTTCGTCCCCGGACCCGAGCTGACCGCGCTCCTGTACGCCGGCGACCAGTGGTCGGCTATCCGAAAGCTCGCGGGCGAAGCCGTCGCCCGCCTCCGGGACCAGCTCGACGAGACCGTGGCGTTCTTCGTCCGGTCCGGGAACGACCGCGTCTGCATCGAGTCGGCGGAGTCCGGCAGGCTCGTGCGGCGGGTCTGCCACCCCGGTGAACGCGGGCCGGTGTACCTGGGCGCCGCGGGTAAGGCCCTCATCGCCTTCAGCAACGCCGAGCACGGCTACCTCGGTCTGCCACCGGGCACCGACGAGTTCAAGACGGAGTCCGGGGCCGTGCGCACCTTGGCCGACCTGCGGGCCGAATGCGCCGTCATCCGAGAGCGTGGCATAGCCTACAGCGGCCGCGAGTCGACCGAGGAATCGTGGGCGGTCGCGGCACCCGTCTTCCGGGACGACGTCCTGCTCGGCGTCCTGGCCGTGGTCGTCCCGATGACCCGGTCGGGCGAGCAGTACGTCGAGAACATCCAGGCGGCCCTGCTGCGGGCGGCGGCCAACAGCTACTGA
- a CDS encoding NAD-dependent succinate-semialdehyde dehydrogenase: protein MPGRVLPGPDQRGLFIGGGWRQAEEEATFTVFDPADGSVLASVADGSVRDAVEALDAAVAAQEEWGTSAPRDRGEILRRAFDLIRDRTDELAELISLEMGKTLAEARGEVAYGNEFLRWFSEEAVRIHGRWMHAPDGASRLLTVRKPIGPCLFITPWNFPMAMGTRKIGPAIAAGCTMVVKPAELTPLTMLALADILHEAGLPPGVLNVVPTTRAAAMSATLMADPRLRKVSFTGSTPVGRQLVRQSADQLQRLSMELGGNAPFLVFEDADVDAAVDGAMLAKMRNMGEACTAANRFLVHTDVAQEFAEKLADRMGRLVVGRGQDPGVDVGPLIDGSAVDSVHRLVTDAVRDGARLVVGGSAPDRPGYFYHPTVLLDVHHDSEITGQEIFGPVAPVSVFTSEEEAVRRANTTEYGLAAYVYTRDLARTVRLAESLEYGMVGVNTGLISNPAAPFGGMKASGFGREGGFEGIEEYLETTYVALPATSRHAG, encoded by the coding sequence ATGCCCGGACGTGTTCTGCCTGGACCCGACCAGCGGGGCCTCTTCATCGGCGGTGGTTGGCGGCAGGCGGAGGAGGAAGCCACCTTCACGGTCTTCGACCCGGCCGACGGGTCCGTCCTCGCCTCGGTCGCGGACGGCTCGGTCAGGGATGCGGTCGAAGCCCTCGACGCCGCCGTCGCCGCCCAGGAGGAGTGGGGGACGAGCGCGCCACGTGACCGCGGGGAGATCCTGCGCAGGGCGTTCGACCTGATCCGGGACAGGACCGACGAGCTGGCCGAGCTGATCAGCCTGGAGATGGGCAAGACGCTCGCCGAGGCCAGGGGCGAGGTCGCCTACGGCAACGAGTTCCTCCGGTGGTTCTCCGAAGAGGCGGTCCGCATCCACGGCCGGTGGATGCACGCCCCCGATGGAGCCAGCCGCCTCCTCACCGTCCGCAAGCCGATCGGCCCCTGCCTCTTCATCACGCCGTGGAACTTTCCGATGGCAATGGGGACACGCAAGATCGGTCCGGCGATCGCCGCCGGCTGCACGATGGTGGTCAAGCCGGCGGAGCTCACGCCCCTCACCATGCTGGCGTTGGCGGACATCCTCCACGAGGCCGGGCTGCCACCCGGCGTTCTGAACGTCGTACCGACCACCCGTGCGGCAGCGATGAGCGCCACGCTGATGGCGGACCCACGACTGCGCAAGGTGTCCTTCACCGGATCCACGCCGGTGGGGCGGCAGCTCGTCCGTCAGTCGGCCGACCAGTTGCAGCGGCTCAGCATGGAGCTCGGCGGCAACGCTCCATTCCTCGTCTTCGAGGACGCCGACGTCGATGCCGCGGTCGACGGCGCGATGCTCGCCAAGATGCGCAACATGGGCGAGGCCTGCACCGCCGCGAACCGCTTCCTGGTCCACACGGACGTAGCTCAGGAGTTCGCCGAGAAGCTGGCCGATCGGATGGGCCGGCTGGTCGTCGGCCGCGGTCAGGACCCGGGGGTCGACGTCGGTCCGCTGATCGACGGGAGCGCCGTCGACTCCGTCCACCGGCTCGTCACCGACGCCGTCCGCGACGGGGCCCGCCTCGTGGTCGGTGGCTCCGCTCCTGACCGGCCCGGCTACTTCTACCACCCCACGGTACTGCTCGACGTGCACCACGACTCGGAGATCACCGGCCAGGAGATCTTCGGACCCGTCGCCCCCGTCAGCGTCTTCACCAGCGAGGAGGAGGCGGTACGCCGCGCCAACACGACCGAGTACGGCCTCGCCGCCTACGTCTACACCCGCGACCTCGCCCGCACCGTGCGGCTCGCGGAATCGCTAGAGTACGGCATGGTCGGCGTCAACACCGGTCTGATCTCGAACCCGGCCGCACCGTTCGGTGGCATGAAGGCCTCGGGATTCGGCCGCGAGGGCGGCTTCGAAGGAATCGAGGAATACCTCGAAACCACCTACGTGGCGCTGCCAGCCACGTCGCGACACGCTGGTTGA
- a CDS encoding response regulator transcription factor, whose amino-acid sequence MSLLRVVVADDQHLVRAGLRALLERAPDVTVVGEAADGAAAVDVVRAERPDVVLMDVRMPGTDGIEATRRIVTDPDLAHVEVVMLTTFDDDEYLLAAIRAGAAGFLLKDTAPDALRDAVRVVAGGHALLSPAVTRRVLAAAARCPVEDPGRLAGLTDRERDVLTQVAAGRSNPEIGAALHLSPETARTYVSRLLTKLDARDRSQLVVIAYESGLVRPGEG is encoded by the coding sequence ATGAGCCTCCTCCGGGTCGTCGTGGCCGACGACCAGCACCTCGTCCGTGCCGGGCTCCGCGCCCTGCTCGAACGCGCACCAGACGTCACCGTCGTCGGCGAGGCGGCTGACGGCGCCGCCGCCGTGGACGTCGTTCGCGCCGAGCGGCCCGACGTCGTTCTCATGGACGTGCGGATGCCCGGCACCGACGGGATCGAGGCCACCCGGCGGATCGTGACCGATCCCGACCTCGCGCACGTCGAGGTCGTCATGCTGACCACATTCGACGACGACGAGTACCTCCTCGCGGCCATCCGCGCCGGCGCGGCCGGGTTCCTGCTGAAGGACACCGCCCCCGACGCCCTGCGCGACGCCGTGCGCGTCGTGGCCGGCGGGCACGCGCTGCTTTCCCCCGCCGTCACCCGCCGGGTGCTCGCGGCGGCGGCCCGCTGCCCCGTGGAGGATCCCGGGCGGCTCGCCGGTCTCACCGACCGCGAACGGGACGTCCTCACCCAGGTCGCTGCTGGGCGGTCCAACCCGGAGATCGGCGCCGCTCTGCATCTCAGCCCGGAGACCGCCCGCACCTACGTCAGCCGCCTGCTGACGAAGCTTGACGCGCGGGACCGGTCCCAACTCGTCGTCATCGCCTACGAGAGCGGACTGGTGCGACCCGGCGAAGGCTGA
- a CDS encoding nuclear transport factor 2 family protein — protein sequence MSNHPVDPADARAIEELLNRVAYILDAHEYDRLGEVFAPGILFDNPGRLTANGLDDVIAAFKAITTPAVSHHITNVVVGGVDDDTAECDSKALALRAGGEVTAAIYRDTVTRTGAGWRISARRISPLG from the coding sequence GTGAGCAACCACCCTGTGGACCCGGCCGACGCCCGAGCCATCGAGGAACTCCTCAACCGGGTCGCCTACATCCTCGACGCCCACGAGTACGACCGGCTTGGAGAGGTCTTCGCCCCCGGGATCCTCTTCGACAACCCGGGCCGCCTCACGGCCAACGGGCTCGACGACGTGATCGCGGCCTTCAAGGCGATCACGACGCCCGCGGTCAGCCACCACATCACGAACGTGGTGGTAGGTGGCGTCGACGACGACACCGCCGAGTGCGACAGCAAGGCGCTCGCGTTGAGGGCCGGAGGGGAGGTCACCGCCGCGATCTACCGCGACACCGTGACCCGCACCGGCGCGGGATGGCGCATCTCGGCTCGACGTATCAGCCCGCTGGGCTGA
- a CDS encoding extracellular solute-binding protein, which produces MRKILDATGGRRRVGAAVAAVVVALSSLTACSGGGDEKGSITYAGFGGTYEEAVKAALFDPFSKDADVKVLYDSSGSDVAKLVQMSKSGSMGVDLIDAEDSSLAQFMAAGVLQPIDTKGLEGFADPSAVTEYSVPWYTFSRNLFWNKDEVSGGLDSWADLFDTTHIKGKRGMVALPWGILEGALIADGVPVDQLYPLDLDRAFAKLDSIRNDTVFFSSNGDLQNAISQGEIALGYGNLARIKSIAKSGAVPLDYTWEGAVLSVQQLVIPKGAPDEQDAFNAIKYSLKPEVQKAIMDKLGYTPSLKSVLDGLDANARADLPGTKETASDETFRIDVDWWAKNGADVLKRWQDWLHA; this is translated from the coding sequence ATGCGAAAAATTCTCGACGCGACCGGAGGCCGGCGCCGAGTCGGCGCGGCGGTGGCCGCGGTCGTCGTGGCCCTGAGCAGCCTCACGGCCTGCTCGGGCGGCGGAGATGAGAAGGGGTCGATCACGTACGCCGGCTTCGGCGGCACCTACGAGGAGGCCGTCAAGGCGGCGCTCTTCGACCCGTTCTCGAAGGACGCCGACGTCAAGGTCCTCTACGACAGCAGCGGTTCCGACGTTGCCAAGCTGGTGCAGATGTCCAAGTCCGGCTCGATGGGCGTCGACCTGATCGACGCCGAGGACTCCTCACTCGCCCAGTTCATGGCCGCCGGCGTGCTGCAACCGATCGACACCAAGGGGCTCGAAGGATTCGCCGACCCGAGCGCGGTCACCGAGTACTCGGTGCCGTGGTACACGTTCTCCCGCAACCTGTTCTGGAACAAGGACGAGGTGTCCGGCGGCCTCGACTCCTGGGCCGACCTGTTCGACACGACGCACATCAAGGGCAAGCGCGGCATGGTGGCGCTGCCCTGGGGCATCCTCGAGGGCGCCCTGATCGCCGACGGCGTGCCGGTCGACCAGCTCTACCCGCTCGACCTGGACCGCGCCTTCGCCAAGCTCGACAGCATCCGCAACGACACCGTCTTCTTCAGCTCCAACGGTGACCTGCAGAACGCCATCTCACAGGGCGAGATCGCGCTCGGCTACGGGAACCTCGCGCGGATCAAGAGCATCGCCAAGAGCGGCGCGGTGCCGCTGGACTACACCTGGGAGGGCGCCGTCCTCTCCGTTCAGCAGCTCGTCATTCCCAAGGGAGCGCCGGACGAGCAGGACGCCTTCAACGCGATCAAGTACTCCCTGAAGCCCGAGGTCCAGAAGGCGATCATGGACAAGCTCGGTTACACGCCGTCGCTGAAGTCGGTGCTCGACGGCCTCGACGCCAACGCACGCGCCGACCTCCCCGGCACCAAGGAGACCGCCAGCGACGAGACGTTCCGCATCGACGTGGACTGGTGGGCCAAGAACGGCGCGGACGTGCTCAAGCGCTGGCAGGACTGGCTGCACGCGTGA